A genomic stretch from Lathyrus oleraceus cultivar Zhongwan6 chromosome 2, CAAS_Psat_ZW6_1.0, whole genome shotgun sequence includes:
- the LOC127120460 gene encoding peroxidase 51: MSQLNLLLIWLLLLTLCLHSCPTYGQLSRHHYRNSCPNVENIVREAVKKKFHQTFTTIPATLRLFFHDCFVQGCDGSVLVSSTPHNRAERDHPDNLSLAGDGFDTVIKAKEAVDAVPLCRNKVSCADILAMATRDVVALAGGPYYEVELGRFDGLRSKDSDVNGRLPEPGFNLNQLNSLFARNGLTQTEMIALSGAHTVGFSHCNKFSNRVYNFHSKTRVDPTLDLQYATKLKSMCPRNVDPRVAIDMDPITPHAFDNVYFKNLQKGKGLFTSDQVLFTDSRSKNAVNAFASSNKIFRANFVAAMTKLGRVGVKNSQNGNIRTDCSVI; this comes from the exons ATGTCTCAGCTTAATCTTTTACTAATTTGGTTACTCTTGTTAACTCTATGTCTTCATTCATGTCCTACTTATGGCCAATTAAGTCGACACCACTACAGAAACTCCTGTCCCAATGTTGAAAACATTGTCAGAGAAGCTGTCAAGAAGAAATTTCATCAAACATTTACAACAATTCCTGCTACGCTTCGTCTCTTCTTCCACGATTGCTTTGTTCAG GGTTGTGATGGTTCTGTTCTTGTGTCATCTACCCCACATAACAGAGCAGAGAGGGATCATCCTGATAATCTTTCTTTGGCTGGAGATGGATTTGACACAGTTATCAAAGCTAAAGAAGCTGTGGATGCTGTTCCTTTATGCAGAAATAAAGTTTCATGTGCTGATATTTTAGCTATGGCAACCCGTGATGTCGTTGCATTG GCTGGTGGACCATACTATGAGGTTGAATTGGGGAGATTTGATGGGCTAAGATCTAAAGATTCAGATGTTAATGGGAGGCTTCCTGAGCCTGGATTCAACTTGAATCAGCTTAATTCTCTTTTTGCAAGGAACGGGCTTACACAAACAGAAATGATTGCACTTTCAG GTGCACACACTGTTGGTTTCTCACACTGCAACAAATTCTCCAACAGAGTCTACAATTTCCACTCAAAAACTCGAGTGGACCCTACACTCGACCTACAATACGCAACAAAACTAAAATCAATGTGCCCAAGAAACGTTGATCCAAGGGTTGCAATAGACATGGATCCAATAACTCCACATGCTTTTGATAATGTTTATTTCAAGAATCTTCAAAAGGGAAAGGGATTGTTCACTTCAGATCAAGTTCTGTTCACGGATTCAAGGTCTAAAAATGCAGTGAATGCTTTTGCTAGTAGTAATAAAATATTCCGTGCTAACTTTGTTGCTGCCATGACTAAATTGGGAAGAGTAGGGGTTAAGAATTCACAGAATGGGAATATTCGTACGGATTGTTCGGTTATTTGA